tcaataattttcatgggtatcttgaaaggaatactttcagtaggtggatttaaaatgtcacaagcatcattagagttatcgcatatgggagattaagtattatcagagcaaattttctcccccaaagctgggaagctaaaaagatcatgaaaactagcttccccaagcttagacttttccatagcattagcagtaattgcgttcatactaataacattgctactagcatgcaaataaggttccataggttttttaattttcacatcaaacaattctaactcaggaaaaagattaaaaagctcaccaatttttttgttgttttccattatgcctaactagtgaaaataaaaacaagaaacaaaaagatataattgcagaatctaaaggagatagcttcgagcactcacacactggcaacattgctaggaaatagcttagtagtcggaggatgtgaataccttttaccttacctccccggcaacggcgccagaaaatagcttgatgtctacgcacgcttctattcctgtagacagtgttgggcctccaagagcagaggtttgtagaacagcaacaagtttcccttaagtgaatcacccaaggtttatcgaactctgggaggtagaggtcagagatatccctctcaagcaaccctgcaattaagatacaagaagtctcttgtgtccccaacacacctaatacacttgtcagatgtataggtgcactagttcggcgaagagatagtgaaatacaagtaatatggatgaatatgagtggtaatagcaatctgaaataaatatggcagcaagtaaacatgtagcagaacttgttgaaaacggtgccagaaaatagcttgctggcgtgggagacaattctctgtggtgtaacttttctattcggaaacaaggcctagggatcctactttcactagtggacactctcaacaatgatcacataaataaataacttctcttcctttgtgctacatacactcttttgtttgataacaaacaccattcattgtgtagggctataagagcttcctcaagccggagttaacaagcgccacaacattcggtgttcatatttaagtaacctctagagcataatagaccgttgcaatttagaccaagtactaacatagcatacacactgtcacctttaagctatgaaagggggaatagatcacatcaatactatcatagtaatagttaacttcataatctacaagagattacaatcataacctacgccaagtactacatgatgcacacactgtcacctttacatcatgaaggaggaatagactactttaataacatcactagagtagcacatagattaatagtgatacaaagctcatcatatggatctcaattatgcaaggcaattcatgagatcattgtattggggtacatgagagagagattaaccacatagctaccggtagagcccttcacctcgatggagaactactccctcatcatcatggaagacagcagcggcgatgaagatggcggtgatgtcgatggagatgccttccgggggaaattccccgtcccggcggcgtgccggaacagagacttctgtcccccgaacttggcttcgcgatggcagcggctgcgtaacttttctcgtcgcgtggcttattcgtgtcgaagttttaggtcacgacgacttatataggcgaataAACAGAGTCGGAAGGGgcctgggggtcccacacaccagggggtgcgcccccccctctggccgcaccgccatactgtgtgggggccctgggcctcccctctggcccctctccggtgttctggaagcttcgtggaaatataagatcgtgggccttgatttcgtccaattccgagaatatttcctttgtaggatttctgaaaccaaaaacagcacaaaacaggaactgacacttcggcatctcgtcaataggttagttccggaaaatgcatcaaaacgatgtaaagtgtgtataaaacatatgtgtatcatcataaaagtagcatggaacataagaaattgtagatacgtttgagacgtatcacacacgcCCGTCCCAGGTGGTGacgagccccccccccccccccatactCCCGTTCGCGTCGACGACAGCAAATTCAGAGAGCGCGGAGGGGAGGAAGGAACGCGCTTTCGCGGCGTCCAGGGCGGCGAGTTTTGACTCTTGAAAACACATGACAGAAGGCAGGGAGGAGGCGACATTGTCGCGGACCAGGCTACATTTGTCCTCGTCTCCCAGGCCGCGGACGTTCCAGGAGGAGAACAGGAGGTTTCTGTGGCGGAGACTATCCATTGAGACAAACACAAACACCGGCGGATGAAACATTACAAGAGGCGTACAACGATGACAACGAGCACAACGACGACACACATAgacgaaacagctcgaaacagaaACGTTGTGGATACAGACAGAGACACACACACAGACAACAAGATGAACAGAGAGGATCACATGAGAGGACACAGCTCGACGAGGCAACCCTACGCACAGCACGAACGCCAGCAACACGCGGCGCACTAATCATCGGCCTCCACGGGCACCTTGTTTGCCGCGCCCAGCGCCGCTTTGCGAAGAAGGGACACAGGCTTCATACCCAATGGCTTGGTCAGGGCCGTCAGGACCCTGCTGCTCGAAACATGCGCTTGCAGAGCCGCAGAGCAGCCCTTGAGCGAGTCTTTGAGCTCGCGCAGCTTGGATGCCTGAGCGACCGCGTTGACGTGCCCAGCAGCACGCTTCAGAGCGAGGCGATTGCTCGCCCTAGCTGGCTCAGCGAGAGCCATGGTGCGTTTCGCCAGCTTCCTGGCTTTACGCTTTGCACGCGCGGAATCAGCGACCGCCTCCCACTGCCCTTCATCATCACCTGCAGTAGGCGCCAGAGAGACAGCGGCGGGAGGGGCTACCGCAGACGAAACATCATCCGCACGATCTGGGTCGAGGGCGGCTGGCGACGGCGGCGGGGAGTTGTCCGGGGACGGAGGAGGGGCGCAGAGCATCAGCACCCTGGGCTCGAGCGTGACGGTGAGGCGATCAACGGCACCACCGTGGCGGCGGCCGCTGTAGCGGCTGCCATCCGAATCTTCCGAGCCGGACAGCGGGGATTGCGGCCCACCGTCGGAGCCGATGTGGCGGTGGGGAAGGGGGCGCATGTTGTGGCGGaagggtggcggtggtggcggtgcaaAGAAACGCTGGTAGACCCCACCGATGAAAGAGTGCTCCAAGGCCCAAACCCTGGCAATCACCACCTCCGTAACCCTAACATGGACAGATCGGTGGATCAACCAGAGGTTAGTGGGGACCTTTGCAGGGTCCTCCAGGGCCACGACGGCACGCACCGCAGACATGTCAGCACCGGACAGGTTCAGCGGGTCAACCTCGAGCAGCTCACCCACCTTGGCGAAAGCCGCGCGGATGCCGCCGGGGTTGAAGTGCTCCGCAGGGAAGGGAGAATCCCAGATCAGGGCGCACAAGAACTCACGAGGAGGCGCACGCCCAGAGATCTCTTCCCTGCCGAGCGAGATGTGCAAGTCGTCGAAGAAGAAATCGCCGTGAGCAATGGCTGCTTCCCGTGCCGCCGGCGAGCGGAACCTGGCGTACATGGCGCCCACGCCCGATGGCACTAGCTCCAACTGGAGACGAGGGAGCTCGCAGCAGAAAGCACGGCTGACAGCGTTGAAAGGCCTGAGGAAGCCGTGAGGGGGGTCCAGGTAGACAATGGCCAGTCGACGGGCCGCCACCATGTCTCCTGGAGGCATGAACACCTCCTCAAAGTCCGGCCGGACAGACTCCGCGGGGAGGGAGTATTCAGAGATCCCTGCGCCGTCGCTGGAGCTGCCAGACCCGCGCCGGGGCCGCGGACCACGGTCGGAGCCAGCACTGTCGCTCGAGGAAGCGCGCCAGGGAGGATAGGCGTGGATGTCTCGAACTAAAGGTGAAGCGGGAGCAGCACCGGGCGAGCCGCTCACACGGCTGTGCGCGGAAGCGGGGCTAACCGGAGAGGATGGCCCTCCCTGGAAGAGAACGGTGGGGTGGATGGTGGACAGCATGTCGCGGCGGGCACGTGGAGTGGGCGGCCAGGAGGTGGTGCGGCGGGGAGTGGAGGCTGGGCTGGCGGGGGTTGTAGCGCGGGGAGGGAGGGAGGTGGATCGAGTTTGCGGCATGGTGCAATCACGAAGGCGGTGCCCGGAGCGGCCGCAGCCCCGGCAGCGGACAGGATCTCTGCACTTGCGAACAAAGTGGTGGGGCGAGAGGCAGCGGAAGCAACCAGTCAGCGGCAGGAGGGGAGTGTTTTGGGGTTTGGGTGTTTGGGGTAGCGAGGGGGTTAAGAGGGCTTGGAGATAGGAGCGTGGCCCGGCGACCGGAGCAGCAGTGAAGACGGTGGTTGGGGAAGGCTGTTGCACCAATTCAATGGCGGTCAGCCCCTGCGCGGGAGACGCGGGTGTGACGGACAAGGTCGCGGCGCTGACAGGCGTAGAGGTAGCTTCCGTAGCGGGGGCAGGTTCCTGCACAGGGACAAGCACAATCGACTGGACAGGTTGCATTGAAGCGGTGCTCTCTGCCAGGGGTGTGCTGGGCACAGGGGGAGGAGTGGGTAGGAGGCCAGGCCCAGGGTTTAACGGTGGAGGtttccaccaaaccctaggcttgGAGGGTGAGCGCAGTAACTGAGGGATGGGCGGGAGATTTTGAATCGTCGACGCCGCCAGGCGAGCTTCAGCCAAGGAGCCATGGAAAACCAGCTTGATCTGCATCTGTCGCGCCCCGCAGGCGAGCACGAAGCGCGCAACGTTGGCACTGACGAGCTGTGTCTCAAAAACGTGATCCTCGACTTGACAGACGCGAAGACGTTCGGGAGCGGCACAGAGGTAGTGGTTGACCAGATTTTCGACGCAGATCGGGGAGAAACACGGGGAACGGAACGGCGGAGTGATCCAGACGGAGGACGGGGAGGGAGAAGGTACGACGGAGAGGGGAGAGACAGAGATGGAGGAGTGGAGAGACCAGAGGACATGGGACTGGAACCGCTGACCTGGGTTGCCAGCCGCCGCAGACGAGCCGCCGCGCCGTCCGCCGCGCAGGAGAGGTCTATGCTCGCAGCTGGGGGAAACCGCGGCGAGACCGGGAGGGGGTGGTGGGGCTGTGGCAGTGGGGGCTAGAGCTGCGGTGTGGGCTGGGGGGGGGGCGCCGGTGGGAGTGGCGCGGCAGGCCGTGGCGAGGCGGTCGCCATGCGCGTCGCCCTTGCTAGCGGGCGCCATCTCTCCCGAGTCGATATATTCTTCCTTGAAGTTCATAGTGGGCACTTCACAATTGATCCTTGCAAGATTCCCCCCTAAACCATGTCATCGCCCATCCTGAAGGTTAAGGGAAACAAGACAACTCACATTTTTAGGTTGGCCTAGCGGAGATCGACCGTTTTCACTTTCAACTTGGCAGTTCGGTAATGGTACCCGCATTTGATTGTCCGAAGACATCTTCTTAGAGAAACAATCCTCTAATGCAATACATGCAGTTGTTTAATATCATAAGAACGACACACCCACTTGGGAAGAGGACATTCCCAAACAATTTTCTTGAGGAAACCTTATGGGACAACTTTATGgagactagcaaaagtgcccgtgcgttgcatcgaaaAAATAAAAAGTTAAACACTTCAATGAATCATCTGTGGTGACACACTCTCCGTTGTACCACCATAGAGAACAGTGGTCACGCTTTCTCTTATTTGGTGATGACCTAAATGATTAACATGTCATTGGCATTGTCATAGAAAACTATTAAAAATTTATGTACATATGCGTATAAAAATGCAAAAATTATCTCCTATACAATGCACAAAACGTACGACGCTTGAGTTCAGGCGAGCGGCGGCAAATGTTTTTCCACTTCCAGGAATTGAACCTTTGTAATCTCGTCGTTGTTTTGTATAATTCGTGCGGACCATTTTTGTTTGTACTTCGAAGGATTTATGTACTTATCGGTACTAAAGCTACAGTCTATCTATATTATTTATGTGTACTTCTTGATAAATGTTTTATCATTCTTCTGGACATCCTCCCTATATTTGTGGACCATCCACCATGATGTGCACTTCCCGGTGCCTCTTTTTTACCTCTTCGCCACGATTTCGAAACCTTCCCAAAAACGAGAGCTACACTGTGATGTTGAATATTTTATATCCTGCCGAATTTTCTGAAAAATAACATGTAGCTCTTGATCCCTAACAGATGTGTACGTCCTACACTGAATATGTGTGTGGTTCCCGATATAGAATATGGATATGTACATCCTACAGTGAATATATGTAGCTCCCCGATATAGAATGTGTACTTTTAAATAACATTACAATTATCTATAAGTAACACACAAACATGTTTACATCGATGAAAACACCACTAAAAAATTAGTAGGCACTTTTTATTCACAAAACGAGCTTGAAACAAACAATTTTTTTAGCTCTCACAGACATTTCAACAAACGTGTAAAAGGCATACTGCTGCCACCAGCGCGACCATGCGCTGCAGCTCCCTGCACCTCGCTGTAATCATTCACCATGTTTAATTATCTGACACCATATATCTCCTTTAAACCAAACAGCGGTACGACTGCTTGTTGATTTTTTAATTGGCTTGCTGATACTATACACAACCTGAGACATATATGAACCGGTGGAGCTTGCTGTATGTGGGCAGGGTGGGACTTAGGGCGTGAGAAACATATATGAGAGCTAAAACGCTTTCAAAAAATAGAGATATCAATCTACAATAGAAGAAAAAAGAAGGACTAAAATGAGAAATTTTCGAAGGGATAAGACTTCCTGTGTCTCCCGTTCTTTCTCCAGCTCAATCCCGTTGGAAATCGATTAGCCATGGCTGGCAACCGCCGCTCTCTCTCCCCCTCGGCGGCTCACTCCAGCTAGCCCCGCTTCTCATCCCTCTGGATTCTCCTCTTGCTCGTTCTCCCCTTCAACAGGGCATCGACATACCGAGCATCCCCTATCTCTCTGGTCACACTCTGAATTCCTCTGATTTTCTATTCGGGTCGGCTCCTCACGCAGTCGATCTTGGCGCTTGTCTCTCTATTAAATTGGCCCATTAGCTCATGTAATTGCTTGCTGATGATTAGAATTTCTGAGCGTATATAAACTGGATGAACTCGATATAAAGAATCGATGTGGGACTATTGAACAGAGAATATGAATAGACCCTCGTTTTTCTTGGTCGGAAACCACCCTATTATTTTAAAAGCCCAGATTTGATAGCCAAATTAAAGCCCAAGAGCACTTCCTCTGCGGCGGCCGCATCAGGCATGCTTTAGCGCTAGGCGGACAAAAATCCCATCGAGCAAGGAGGCCGAGTCCTCGATATGTGGTACAGCTCATCGCGAGGCACTCGATCGAACAGGACGCGGCTCACGCGCCCCTGCCGCCTTCTAGAGGAGGCCGCGCTCACCTCGTGCACGACGGGCGACGCGCGCCTTGAGCTCCCGTGCCGACGCGCTTCCCTGCAGCCTCGACCGACGGGTCGTCTACCGAAATTTATGAAGTGAACCGGTACAGTGGCATTTGTAtgtattatgcgatttggtgggagggtagcaaaagtgcccgtgcgttgcaccgggagaaataTACTCAAGCGTTAGTCCAAATCATCCGTGTTGACACTTCTTCTCTTTCTCACCATCGGCGATGATGGTCACAATTCTTCTATCCATTACGAAGATAATCAATCCTAAGAAAATTAGATTGTAAGCCCTTGTTGTATTGACTTATAATACAGAGACATGTAATTATTGTGGATGCAACCATTACATTTTTATTAAATATATGAATCCAAACAAATTTAAATCTAGTACACCCTTAATATTCTAtaaaccattttcaaattttgtagTAAAAAACCATTCATACCACTTAAATTTTTCTCAACAATCTAGGAAGCTCCAACATAGGATGGTCAGCGAAAATGTCTCTCTCTATTTGTCCACCTCTCCACTTGTACAGTTCCTATTTGATTTGTATTAATACGATGGACTTTGTACCGGTTTTTTTATATTTATAGTAAAAATGTTCGTGCGTTGCATCGGAAAAAATAAAGGCACAAACGCTCTCGCGATTCACCCATGATGACACTTCTCCTCGGTACCATGTGGATGAAGATGGTCACATTTTATACTATTCAGCAATGTATAGGAAGTCCAGGCATAATGGCGTCCAGGCCTATGTGTTTTGATCTTTTTTAAAAAACATCGTCTTTTGTTAACTTGTGGCCCGTAAAACTAATATTTTGATGTAATATTTATCCATAACGTATGCACTACTTTAATATTGTACAGTGAAAAGAAGCTACATAATATGTTAAATAAAAATATAAGCAATGAAGAAATGGATTAAAGATATTAAGAGTGTGTACATTTTTTTTACCGACTGTGTCGAAATCAGTAGCTCATAATTCCCTCTCTTCCTTTCTCTATCCCCCAATTCTTCACCGCCGTTGTGTCCTCCGTATCCATGGCACGACAGTTAATCCATTCAGCTAGCTGATTGCAAGTATACGTACGCGTAGGACCCTGCTATTTCTTCCTAGCTCCGCACGCATGTTTCGCCGCTCGTTGCCGCCTCTGTTGCGCGCACACAGCCGGCTCACTGATTCCTGCCGCTGGCCGCAAATTTTGTTTTAAGCCTGAACTTGCTGAAGTCCCTGTTGGTCCTGATGGTAAACACAGTGCCTGACTCGATTTCACATGTTGCAGTGATCTTCTTTTGAGTCAGCCCACCTCAGATCCCTCACGCTCGGTAAGTAGCAGGTGGCCGAGGTCGAGGAGCAGGCACGCATCTTGCTTGCAGCCCCATGGACGTGTGTTGTCTCGAAGTAGAGTTTGTATACGAATTTGCCTCTCGTATACTTCTGATTTTCCAATGCAAAAAGGCCTCATCTCTCGTCTAGCCATCCCTACTGTGAGAGTTAAGTCATGCATCAATTTAATTCAGAAGATGCAAATTATTGAGCAGatggaatttgaattcaaaatcagAAGCACGAGTGCACGACACATCGATTTCAAGATGCAGAATCGCAGACCTAGGAGATAGAGTTCAGTGGCGCTGGGAGGGAGTCCTGGACAGACTTCCCTCGGCCGGTGTCGATGCCGCTGTTGCGGCCACCCGCTCATCTCCTTCCCGGCAGCGGCATCTCTTCCTTTCCCGGAGCCGAGGGAGTCCTCGAAGACGGCGAGACGCGCGCGGGTCTTGGATTCCGGCGGCGGCGCCACTCTCGCGCGAATCAGAGTGCCTTTCTTGATGCGTGTCGAATCGCTAATTCGCGTGCCTGATATCTTGAAGGCTTCCACTCCATCTCAGCAGATCCTGGCCCGGCTAATTCCACCCGATGTTCCTCCACTGAACTACTGAAGGGGTCGGCAATCGTCTTCCTCGCCCCATGCAGGCAGCTGTGTCAAAGCTATCTTGTCTGAATTATACAGAGTCCTCTCTCGACCTGCGCCGCCGGCAGCCGCGCTGCACGACATGTACTTTTGTCCCTCACGCGCTTAGGCCAGATGTGCATCCTTCCTTCGGCTCCTCGCATGCATGCGGCGCCATTGTTTCTGTCCATATGAGCTCGCCACCACACAATCCTCACACATCTTGCTTAGCATGACAGACTCGATTTCTCATCAGATCTTTGGCTGCTTGTTGATATCCAAATAATCTAGGTATATAAACTGGTGAGACTCCCTTTAATTAAGCGGTATGGGACTAATCTGAGCGGGGCAGTTGGTAGCACGCACAGATCGTTAATCAGGGTGGTCGGATGGTTTTCTTGGGCCAGCTGCACACTACGTAGCCCATTACCGTGGGAGGGTGGACCAGTTCGGAGGTGGAAGCAGCACAGCGACGCGGGACGAGGAATAACGAATCGTTATTTTGATGGCATTGGTGCGTAATATgtgttttggtgggagggcaaaacggtctcAAAAAAAACGTTGACGAaacttttggcagaaaccttagctcatttattattaggtatagatatagatatagtctTTGACCAAACTAGTGAAACCATTTGGTTGATGTCCTAACTTGTTGCGAGATGGATGGTTTCCAAAAGTTTCAAACTTAATGTCCGGCTCAAATGTTGCGGCAAATAGATGAGGCCCATCTCACATTTGCTCGCATAATAAAAAACCATTACTTCCGGATGGGTTGTGCCAAGGTTCTAAATATGGATACCAGGTTCATATCGGTTTGTCTTATGCATACCGGATATCGTATGATATGTAGTTTTATTGAAGAAAACTGTATGAACCTTTTCCATTACTCTTGTTCAAAACTTGTCGGTATAAAAGGATGAGAGATGTCAGTGATGAGCATGACACATATATGATTCCAAGTTTATTAACTTTTCAATTCATAAATAAAGTATAAAGCCTCATGAACCATTAGTCTAATATTAGAAGTTAAGTTATATATGTGTATTTACGTGGCATTGTGTATGAATTGCATAATTTAATGAAGTCAGAAATACCAAATTCAATTTCCAACTTTTTTTGGAAAAATCATTGTCATTTACATATTGGTCTATATATTCGCACATATCTGGTCAAATGTTGGTGGATACATTGGTCTATATCAGGTGAAATGTTTGAGGGAGAGAGATTTATGAAATGATATGGTAAATCGGGTGAAATACCGGTCATACCGGGTTTTTTTTAAGGCGTGAGCACAATTTTCATCGTTCCAATCATAAATAGAAAAAAATAAGTGCATTCTTATATATCCCTCAACTTACAAAGAGTAAATATACACTTATATACACACATAAGTACAATATAGTCCCCAAATCTTTCAGGGATAGACCTCGATGATTGACCGGAACCCTAGAACTGGTATAATATTGTAACCGCTATACCCAGCATCTAGGAATATCTTGCTCCACTCTTGCTCATCTCGCTCAATGccattgataaacatgatgtaaaGATCGAGCAAGGCATGCACCTCTTTGTGCTTCTTGTCTGGTGGTCCTGCTCCGACCACTATGTCGATGATTATCACTTTTCCTCCCGCCTCTCTTGGAGGGATAGCTTCCCGACAACTCTTCAgtattttgacacacttctcatCATCCCAGTCATGAAGAACCGACTAAAGACAAACAAGAGGGCTAGAAATAAAATGTATGTAGATTTAATATTGAAGATAGGCAAAGTTCTTATATGATTTGCTTGAGCAGATAGTATTCTTTTTCTTATTCAATGCCGGCGCTTGTGTAGCGGGTGGAGCTAGAGCATTTCGAGCTACAACAGATAAAACTCACCCCACCTCTCTTCCGAGCCCCCTACTCGGCCTACTCCTTGCTATGGCTTTATCCCGGAAACTACAAGTGTAGATCGAGTTGggttttttgaagaaaaaaaatcaaaatctgCAGTTTAAAGTTCAAAATAATCTGAAAAAAGATCAAGATGTCGACAATGTTGTGTTCTACCACCATGTGCAGCCCCAAATATAAGGTATTTCGAGTTAAATTTTGCACGCGCATAGATCACAGCATTGTCTACATTAatatttttttagatttttttaaatttcgaaaaaaaaaagagCTTGAGCTACAAAAATCTACACGCGGTTTTATCCTTCGTACTATCTGATATCTCGCGGCAAGTGCTACATGAGAATAGGGGATTGCTCGCCTGGGCGCGCGCATCTTTCTTGTCGAAAGAGGACGTACCTTGATGAAGGCAGCGTTCGCCGGTGGAACGCTCTGAAACATGTCGCCGGCGACGTACTTAACGTTGGTGCCTACCGGCGCGTTGCTAACGACGTGCTCAAGATCCAGCACGCTGCATTCGACATGCGGGAATGCCTCTGAGATGACTTGCGCCGCTGCACCGAGGCCCCCGCCGATGTCGACCAGGGAGCTCAACCCACGGAAAACGTCGCCGGCCTCCCTAACAGCGATGTCCATGATGAAGCGGCTGTCCGAGACCATGGCGCTGTTGACGAGCACGTCTAGCGCCGCGTCGTGCCCGGCCATCTCCCACAAGGCCTTGCCGTGCGTGTGCTCGAAGAAGGAGGGGTCCGGCAGCGCGTGCTGGAACCACTCGCCGATCCCGAGGAAGGGGGTGACGAGGACAGGGTTCAGCACGAAGGCCATGATGGAGGCCGAGTTCTGCGAGCCCACGAGGAGCCGGGACAGCGGCGTCAGAGCGTACAGGGGCTCGCCGCCTCCGCCGTCCGGCTGGATGGTGAAGACGCTTGATAGAGTGAGCACGCGCATGAGACGGCGCAGGCATTGAATCTTGGAGGGGTGCAGCGTGACCCTGGCGACTATCTGGGAGAGGGTGGCGGAGCCGCCGTGGTGGTGGATGGCGTCGGCGAGACAAAGGTCTAACGCGGACTTGATGGCCATGGACTTGATG
This Lolium perenne isolate Kyuss_39 chromosome 1, Kyuss_2.0, whole genome shotgun sequence DNA region includes the following protein-coding sequences:
- the LOC127327135 gene encoding O-methyltransferase ZRP4, encoding MALTGQSTDKALLDAEHELWRTSFSYIKSMAIKSALDLCLADAIHHHGGSATLSQIVARVTLHPSKIQCLRRLMRVLTLSSVFTIQPDGGGGEPLYALTPLSRLLVGSQNSASIMAFVLNPVLVTPFLGIGEWFQHALPDPSFFEHTHGKALWEMAGHDAALDVLVNSAMVSDSRFIMDIAVREAGDVFRGLSSLVDIGGGLGAAAQVISEAFPHVECSVLDLEHVVSNAPVGTNVKYVAGDMFQSVPPANAAFIKSVLHDWDDEKCVKILKSCREAIPPREAGGKVIIIDIVVGAGPPDKKHKEVHALLDLYIMFINGIERDEQEWSKIFLDAGYSGYNIIPVLGFRSIIEVYP